Proteins from a genomic interval of Tenacibaculum sp. SZ-18:
- a CDS encoding lytic transglycosylase domain-containing protein, with translation MKVNFIRISLLAIVVIVGFFLLNLTEVKPNKRIVENVKKDSIIISKSVSETYEVKAVKVPESLEFAGEKVPLEEADIFERLDRELLVNTYWQSNALLLIKRANKFFPLIEPLLKKYNIPDDFKYLCVAESALIQVPSYKGAAGYWHFLPGTGRDYGLEVNNNVDERYNLELSTKAAAKYLNNSRKKFGSWTLAAAGYNAGNARISKRLNEQKVTNYYDLLLNVETGRYVFRILALKEIMSNPKKYGFHYEKTDLYTYPKVKEIIIDKPIENIPDFAKQYNLTYKELKLVNPWLRETKLNNKSRKKYKIKIPVK, from the coding sequence ATGAAAGTCAATTTTATACGAATATCACTATTGGCAATAGTAGTGATTGTAGGATTTTTCTTACTAAATTTAACAGAAGTAAAACCTAATAAACGTATCGTAGAAAACGTAAAAAAAGACTCTATAATAATATCAAAAAGCGTAAGTGAAACCTATGAAGTGAAAGCTGTTAAAGTACCCGAAAGTCTCGAGTTCGCAGGTGAAAAAGTTCCACTTGAGGAAGCTGATATTTTTGAAAGATTGGATAGAGAATTACTAGTTAATACATATTGGCAATCAAATGCTTTATTATTAATTAAAAGAGCGAATAAATTCTTTCCTTTAATAGAACCCTTGCTAAAAAAATATAATATACCAGATGATTTTAAATATTTATGTGTCGCTGAAAGTGCTTTGATTCAAGTACCTTCTTATAAAGGAGCTGCTGGATACTGGCATTTTCTTCCAGGTACTGGACGTGATTATGGATTAGAAGTAAATAACAATGTTGACGAACGCTATAACTTAGAACTATCTACAAAGGCTGCTGCAAAATATTTAAACAATTCAAGGAAAAAGTTTGGAAGTTGGACATTAGCTGCCGCTGGTTACAATGCAGGGAATGCAAGAATCTCAAAGCGATTAAATGAACAGAAAGTCACAAATTATTATGACTTGTTACTAAATGTTGAGACTGGAAGATATGTATTTAGAATCTTAGCTCTAAAGGAAATAATGTCTAACCCAAAGAAGTATGGGTTTCATTATGAAAAAACGGATTTATATACATATCCTAAAGTAAAAGAAATAATAATTGACAAACCAATTGAGAACATCCCAGACTTCGCTAAGCAATATAATCTTACTTATAAAGAATTAAAATTAGTGAACCCTTGGTTAAGAGAAACAAAACTGAATAATAAAAGTAGAAAGAAATATAAAATAAAAATACCTGTTAAGTAG
- a CDS encoding alpha/beta hydrolase, whose protein sequence is MNRKTHLYFVPGLAANTKIFEHLTFDEYLFEAHYLDWIIPLSIDESMESYANRMCELIKHENPVLVGVSFGGVMVQEMSKIITCQKIIIISSIKSNKELPNRLKFAQKTKAYRLFPTKIVENFENYEYLFFGDYLRKRAELYKMYLSIRNGTYLDWAIHNVLNWKQDTELEGIIHIHGNKDEIFPSKHIKNYIEVSNGTHIMILNKARVISKILEEQCTY, encoded by the coding sequence ATGAATCGTAAAACTCATCTGTACTTTGTTCCAGGATTAGCAGCCAATACTAAGATATTTGAGCATTTAACCTTTGATGAGTATTTATTTGAAGCACACTATTTAGATTGGATTATTCCTCTATCTATAGATGAAAGTATGGAAAGTTATGCAAATCGAATGTGTGAATTAATTAAACATGAAAATCCTGTTTTAGTTGGTGTTTCATTTGGAGGAGTTATGGTTCAAGAAATGAGTAAAATCATCACTTGCCAAAAAATTATTATTATCTCCAGTATAAAAAGTAACAAAGAGTTACCAAATCGATTAAAATTTGCTCAGAAAACGAAGGCCTATAGATTATTTCCAACTAAAATTGTAGAAAATTTTGAAAACTACGAATATTTGTTTTTTGGTGATTATTTAAGAAAACGAGCAGAATTGTATAAAATGTACTTATCAATTCGTAATGGCACTTATTTAGATTGGGCAATACACAATGTTTTAAACTGGAAACAAGACACAGAATTAGAAGGAATCATACATATTCATGGAAATAAAGATGAAATATTTCCTTCTAAGCATATAAAAAACTATATTGAAGTAAGTAATGGTACACACATTATGATTTTGAATAAAGCAAGAGTTATCTCAAAAATTCTTGAAGAGCAATGTACCTATTAA
- a CDS encoding DUF6438 domain-containing protein yields MKFIYLSILLLALSCEAPKEKKINTGTNAEIPVKKNIKEEPKNQLLGVLNNPKSLNEVKALVTNSGLKWKNMLVDNDASKIVVIEIPDGKLQEWTERLNNSKEFRNIDVHTNANAEKFIAREKNTLLSIIKTPCMGDCPTYSVFIDKKGNVSYEGKEFVLEKGTKAFKLSEKELTTITSLLNKKNFSSYKDVYDNPQIMDLPSTYLTHDGKQVQVRLWNDDVPEELMELNEYIEGILLDKKYFE; encoded by the coding sequence ATGAAATTCATTTATCTATCTATTTTGTTGCTGGCTTTGAGCTGTGAAGCTCCAAAGGAAAAAAAAATAAATACAGGAACCAATGCAGAAATACCAGTTAAAAAAAACATAAAAGAAGAACCAAAAAATCAACTTCTTGGAGTATTAAATAACCCTAAAAGCCTAAATGAGGTTAAAGCATTAGTAACAAATAGCGGTTTAAAATGGAAGAACATGTTAGTTGATAACGATGCCTCTAAGATTGTGGTGATTGAAATTCCGGATGGAAAACTCCAAGAATGGACTGAACGTTTAAATAACTCGAAAGAATTCAGAAATATTGATGTTCATACAAATGCGAATGCCGAAAAATTTATTGCACGAGAGAAAAACACATTGCTTTCAATAATAAAAACTCCTTGTATGGGTGACTGCCCTACATATAGTGTGTTCATTGACAAAAAAGGTAATGTTTCATATGAAGGAAAAGAATTTGTTTTAGAAAAAGGAACTAAAGCTTTTAAACTTTCAGAAAAGGAACTTACCACTATTACTTCTCTATTGAATAAAAAGAATTTCTCTTCATATAAAGATGTATACGACAATCCACAAATTATGGATTTACCGAGCACATATTTAACTCATGATGGAAAACAAGTTCAAGTTCGATTATGGAATGATGACGTTCCTGAAGAGTTGATGGAACTTAATGAATATATCGAAGGAATTTTACTAGATAAAAAATACTTTGAATAA
- the mtaB gene encoding tRNA (N(6)-L-threonylcarbamoyladenosine(37)-C(2))-methylthiotransferase MtaB, with amino-acid sequence MNADKKVAFYTLGCKLNFSETSTIARNFVNEGFSRVEFEEKADIYVINTCSVTDNADKRFKTIVKSALKQNQEAFLIAVGCYAQLKPEELAAVDGVDLVLGATEKFNVTSYINDLAKNSIGEVHSCEIEDADFYVGSYSIGDRTRAFLKVQDGCDYKCTYCTIPLARGISRSDTLENVLKNAKEISEKGIKEIVLTGVNIGDYGKGEFGNKKHEHTFLELVQNLDKVEGIHRLRISSIEPNLLKDETIDFVSNSETFVPHFHIPLQSGSDELLKKMKRRYLRKIYTNRVTKIKEVMPNACIGVDVIVGFPGETDELFLDTYNYLSELDISYLHVFTYSERANTEAVLMDGVVPKNVRAKRSKMLRGLSVKKRRAFYESQIGNTLTVLFESENKEGYIHGFTENYVKVKTPWNPKLVNTLHKVTLTKIDEDGSVRFNFVDVKVIA; translated from the coding sequence ATGAATGCGGATAAAAAAGTAGCTTTTTACACATTAGGATGCAAATTAAACTTTTCAGAAACATCAACAATCGCTCGAAATTTTGTTAACGAAGGCTTTAGCCGTGTTGAATTTGAGGAAAAGGCAGATATATATGTTATAAATACATGTTCAGTTACGGATAATGCTGACAAAAGGTTTAAAACAATCGTAAAATCAGCTTTAAAACAAAACCAAGAAGCCTTCTTAATTGCTGTTGGCTGTTACGCCCAATTAAAACCAGAAGAATTAGCTGCTGTTGATGGTGTAGATTTAGTACTTGGAGCAACTGAAAAGTTTAATGTAACAAGTTACATTAACGACTTAGCTAAAAATAGTATCGGGGAAGTTCACTCGTGTGAAATTGAAGATGCTGATTTTTATGTTGGTTCCTATTCTATTGGAGATAGAACACGTGCATTTTTAAAAGTACAAGACGGATGTGACTATAAATGTACCTATTGTACAATTCCTTTAGCACGTGGAATTTCTCGTAGCGATACACTTGAAAACGTTTTAAAAAACGCCAAAGAAATTTCTGAGAAAGGAATTAAAGAAATTGTTCTTACGGGAGTGAACATTGGTGACTATGGAAAAGGGGAATTTGGAAACAAAAAACATGAGCATACATTCTTAGAATTAGTTCAAAACTTAGATAAAGTAGAAGGTATTCATAGGCTTCGAATTTCTTCCATCGAGCCTAATTTATTAAAAGACGAAACTATAGACTTTGTTTCTAATTCAGAAACTTTTGTTCCACACTTTCATATTCCACTGCAGTCAGGAAGTGACGAACTTTTAAAGAAAATGAAGCGTCGTTATCTTAGAAAAATTTACACAAATCGAGTTACGAAAATAAAAGAGGTTATGCCAAACGCATGTATTGGTGTAGACGTGATTGTTGGTTTTCCTGGTGAAACAGATGAATTATTTTTAGATACTTACAACTACCTATCTGAATTAGATATTTCGTATTTACACGTTTTTACTTATTCTGAAAGAGCAAACACTGAAGCTGTTTTAATGGATGGTGTTGTTCCTAAAAATGTAAGAGCAAAACGTAGTAAAATGCTACGTGGTTTATCGGTTAAAAAGAGAAGAGCATTTTATGAAAGTCAAATAGGTAACACGCTAACTGTATTATTTGAAAGTGAAAATAAAGAGGGGTATATACATGGCTTCACTGAAAATTATGTAAAAGTAAAAACTCCTTGGAATCCGAAATTAGTCAATACCTTACATAAGGTGACATTAACTAAAATTGATGAAGATGGTTCAGTTCGCTTCAACTTTGTTGATGTAAAAGTAATTGCTTAA
- a CDS encoding GNAT family N-acetyltransferase: MIFETERLVIRKLLMKDLESFFELESNPKVLQYATGDVKTLSECENELQKLINKYDKSINDFWIYAIVIKENSRFIGTVALVKDEEGNDEIGYRFIERYWGNGYATEACGGLINYCQEIGIKKLIGNVVKENKASEKILLKYGFQKIKEFVSHDIGLPETKYVLNL; encoded by the coding sequence ATGATTTTTGAAACAGAAAGATTAGTTATTAGAAAGTTGTTAATGAAAGATTTAGAATCTTTTTTTGAGTTAGAAAGTAATCCAAAAGTATTACAATATGCGACAGGTGATGTAAAAACACTATCAGAATGTGAAAATGAGTTGCAGAAATTAATTAATAAGTATGATAAGTCAATTAATGATTTTTGGATTTATGCTATAGTAATTAAAGAAAACTCTAGGTTTATTGGAACTGTGGCATTAGTTAAAGATGAAGAAGGAAATGATGAAATAGGATATAGATTTATCGAACGATACTGGGGTAATGGATATGCAACAGAGGCATGCGGTGGATTAATTAATTATTGCCAAGAAATTGGAATAAAAAAATTAATAGGAAACGTGGTTAAAGAGAATAAAGCTTCGGAGAAAATTCTATTAAAATATGGTTTTCAAAAAATAAAAGAATTCGTGAGTCATGATATTGGTTTACCTGAAACAAAATATGTTTTAAACCTTTAG
- a CDS encoding S8 family serine peptidase, giving the protein MKNLIKLTLSALTAALVITSCQNESNDVNTDQNIEATASDGSIIPGQYIVVFNEGKVTPASRSLSQTKFVSRESKAKSVDNLSEVSIRKMNDVLSTHSLDSKKVLHYYTTKISGMAIKLSDAEFEELAKDPNVDFIEHDRVVELPKFKIEGTLQHSDAQKMAQQTPCGVSRAGGFANGSGKNQWIWVIDSGIDLDHPDLNVVTNSTYARSFVGGSANDCNGHGTHVAGTAAAINNGTGVVGVSAGASVVPVRVFGCSGGSSTSTILAGINHVGRYDIPGDVANLSLGGYFGSGCSSRSSYRSALQSLGNAGTYVAIAAGNSRSNAAFYDPACINGSRIYTVASMTCNRSFSSFSNYNMNPIDVIATGSSVLSTYLNGGYATLSGTSMASPHVAGIMHARGSGPRSSGSVSYRGESYPIAVR; this is encoded by the coding sequence ATGAAAAATTTAATTAAATTAACATTGAGTGCATTAACTGCTGCACTAGTAATTACCTCTTGTCAAAACGAGAGTAATGATGTCAACACTGATCAAAATATCGAGGCTACAGCCAGCGATGGAAGTATTATTCCAGGTCAGTATATCGTTGTTTTCAACGAAGGAAAAGTTACACCCGCTTCACGATCATTGTCACAAACGAAATTTGTTAGTAGAGAATCGAAAGCAAAATCTGTTGATAACCTTTCCGAGGTATCTATTCGAAAAATGAATGATGTTTTAAGTACACATAGTTTAGATTCAAAAAAAGTTCTTCACTATTACACTACTAAAATTTCAGGAATGGCAATAAAATTATCGGATGCAGAGTTTGAAGAATTAGCCAAAGATCCGAACGTTGATTTCATTGAACATGACAGAGTTGTAGAACTTCCTAAATTTAAAATTGAAGGAACATTACAACACAGTGATGCGCAAAAAATGGCACAACAAACACCATGTGGAGTCTCTAGAGCCGGAGGTTTTGCAAATGGATCTGGAAAAAATCAATGGATTTGGGTAATTGATAGTGGAATTGACTTAGATCATCCAGATTTAAATGTAGTAACAAACTCAACTTACGCGAGATCTTTTGTAGGAGGAAGTGCAAACGATTGTAATGGTCACGGAACACATGTTGCTGGAACTGCTGCAGCAATTAACAACGGAACTGGCGTTGTTGGAGTTTCTGCGGGAGCTAGTGTAGTGCCTGTTAGAGTTTTCGGATGTAGCGGAGGAAGTAGTACATCTACAATTTTAGCTGGAATAAATCACGTTGGTAGATATGATATTCCTGGCGATGTTGCCAACCTTAGTTTAGGTGGATATTTTGGTTCAGGTTGCTCTAGTCGTTCATCTTACAGAAGCGCACTACAAAGTTTAGGTAATGCAGGAACGTATGTTGCCATTGCTGCTGGAAATAGTAGATCTAATGCTGCTTTTTATGATCCTGCTTGTATTAATGGAAGTAGAATTTATACAGTTGCTTCAATGACTTGTAATCGTTCTTTCTCTTCGTTCTCTAATTACAATATGAATCCGATTGATGTTATAGCAACTGGAAGTAGTGTATTAAGTACATACTTAAATGGTGGTTACGCAACATTGAGTGGGACATCTATGGCTTCTCCGCACGTTGCTGGTATTATGCATGCCAGAGGAAGCGGACCACGATCATCAGGATCAGTTTCTTATCGAGGTGAATCTTATCCAATAGCTGTAAGATAA
- a CDS encoding ABC transporter substrate-binding protein has protein sequence MGYIMKPQAENSIFKIALLLMVIFNSCSSRKTEFADDKVFRYNEHSNITSLDPAFARDQRNIWAVNQLYDGLVQLDDSLNVQPSIAQNWKVSSDGRRYKFYLRKDVFFHKHKLFGKKKTRKVTAYDFEYSFERLISESVASPGAWVLQNVETFKAENDSIFVMDLKRPFPAFLGLLSMKYCSVVPREVVEFYGKDFRSNPVGTGPFKFKLWVENTKLVFRKNNNYFEKDDLDNYLPYLESVAITFLPDKQSEFLQFIQGNLDFMKSVDPSYKDELLTTSGDLVEKYSNDIVMQKGAYLNTEYLGFFLGGQENNVIKSKEIRQAINYGFDRNKMITFLRNNIGTPANNGFIPKGLPSFNGQSGYTYQPEKAKILVEKYKKDNNLDKVEVNITTNSSYLDLCEFMQRELAIVGLKVKVDVIPPSTLRQGKANGKLPIFRASWIADYPDGENYLSLFYSKNFTPNGPNYTHFSNDLFDKLYEKSIQEVNRDIRVALYQKMDSILINEAPVIPLYYDQVIRFTQKNVKGLGINPIDLLTLKYVKK, from the coding sequence ATGGGTTATATTATGAAGCCTCAAGCTGAAAATTCTATTTTTAAAATAGCATTACTACTCATGGTTATTTTTAATTCGTGTAGTTCAAGGAAAACTGAATTTGCTGATGATAAAGTTTTTAGGTACAATGAACATTCCAATATTACTTCTCTAGATCCTGCTTTTGCACGTGATCAAAGAAATATATGGGCTGTAAATCAGTTATATGATGGTTTAGTTCAATTAGATGATTCATTGAATGTTCAACCAAGTATAGCACAGAATTGGAAGGTAAGTAGCGATGGAAGGCGATATAAGTTTTATTTGAGGAAAGATGTGTTTTTTCATAAGCATAAGTTATTTGGTAAGAAAAAAACAAGAAAGGTTACGGCTTATGATTTTGAATATTCTTTCGAGAGATTAATAAGTGAAAGTGTTGCATCTCCTGGAGCTTGGGTTCTTCAGAATGTTGAAACTTTTAAAGCAGAGAATGATTCAATATTTGTTATGGATTTAAAACGTCCATTTCCAGCATTCTTAGGATTATTAAGTATGAAATATTGTTCAGTGGTCCCCAGAGAGGTAGTAGAATTCTATGGCAAAGACTTTAGATCAAACCCTGTAGGAACTGGTCCATTTAAGTTTAAACTATGGGTGGAGAACACAAAACTTGTTTTTAGAAAAAATAATAATTATTTCGAAAAAGATGATTTAGATAATTATTTACCGTATTTGGAATCTGTTGCAATTACATTTCTCCCTGATAAACAGAGTGAATTTCTTCAGTTTATACAGGGTAATCTTGACTTTATGAAAAGCGTTGATCCCTCCTATAAGGATGAACTACTAACTACATCAGGTGATTTAGTTGAAAAATACAGTAATGATATTGTGATGCAAAAAGGTGCTTATTTGAATACAGAATATTTGGGCTTCTTTTTAGGAGGACAGGAAAATAATGTGATTAAATCAAAAGAAATTCGACAAGCTATTAATTATGGTTTTGATCGTAATAAGATGATCACCTTCCTCAGGAACAACATTGGAACACCAGCAAATAATGGTTTTATCCCAAAAGGATTGCCTTCATTTAATGGTCAGTCAGGTTATACGTACCAACCAGAAAAGGCTAAAATTTTAGTTGAGAAATATAAAAAAGACAATAACTTGGATAAAGTGGAGGTAAATATTACAACAAATAGTAGTTATTTAGATTTATGTGAATTTATGCAGAGAGAATTAGCAATTGTTGGTTTAAAAGTGAAAGTGGATGTAATACCTCCATCAACATTGCGTCAAGGAAAAGCAAATGGAAAGCTGCCGATATTTAGAGCGAGTTGGATTGCAGACTATCCTGATGGTGAAAATTATTTATCACTTTTTTATTCTAAGAACTTCACACCAAATGGACCTAACTATACGCATTTCTCCAATGATCTATTTGATAAATTATACGAAAAGTCGATACAAGAAGTAAATCGAGATATCCGAGTTGCATTGTATCAAAAAATGGATAGTATTCTTATAAATGAAGCTCCGGTAATTCCTTTGTATTATGATCAAGTTATTAGGTTCACTCAAAAGAATGTAAAAGGCTTAGGAATTAATCCAATTGATTTACTAACATTAAAATACGTAAAAAAATAG